CCGTCGCGAAATCCGCCTGTCCGTCTTTGTTCCAGATTTCCTGATCTACCTGTGTCATGAAGCAGTTGAAAAAGGTGCTGATGATGGCCGAGTTGTCCGTGTCCGAGAAGCCGGTCCCGAATCCGGTGTAGCCGGCCGCAGCAGCCTTCTTGGCAACCTCGACGACCTCCTCATAGGTAGAGGGAACTGTGGCGCCGATCTGGCTAAGGATCTTTTCGTTGTAGTAAAGGGCGCAGGTCCTGTATTCGTACGGTACGGCAACTGCTTTGCCATCAGGGCCTGCGAGAGTATCCGTGGGGCGCAGCCAGTCAGTCACCTTGGAAGCAGCGTCTGGCAGAGGGGAGTAGACGCCGGCGGATGCCATCTGGGGAACTACGGGAGTGAACATCTTGAAGACATCAGGGGCCTGACCTGCTGCCGCGGCCTGCGGAAGTCGGTTCAACATATCGCCCAGTGAAACAACCGACAGGTTGACCTTGATGTCCGGGTTGGCCGCCTCAAACTTAGCAATGTTTTCTTTTAGCGCCTTTGAACGCGGATTTGCCTGGCTGGGATCAAGGAAGTCCCAGTAGTTCAGGGTCACGGGACCTTTGGGCTCCGAAGCCGAGGGGGAGCAGCCACTAAGGGCTAGGCCGGCTACGACGGCTGTAACGAGCGCCAAGCCCCATCGCTTTTTAATCATGAATTTCTCCTGTGAATGAGTGTGTGCTGATGCGGAAGCATGCCGTGCTCAAGCGACGCGCGCTCAATGCGGAACGTCGACGGTCAGGAGAAGTCGATTTGTTCATCAAGTCTCTCCTTTGAGATCGGTTGCATTTTTGATAACTAGAAATGAGATCGGTTGCTGAGATCGGTTGCACTAAATTTAGAGCGGTGGAGTTGCTCTGTCAAGGGATCATGTGATGTGGGTTATATGACGGCGAACTTCGCAATGCCCACTCCGATGTGCCGCCGGAAGGGGCCCGCCCCTTCGGACAGGGTTATCGCCGCCTAGGTCATGCCGGCGTCGATCCCGATGAGCTTTCGGATGTGATGGCAACTCAAAGGACCGCTCATCAAACGACGCCGTCCACCCTCGGATCAGACCAGTCCCGCGACGTTATCGCCAACCCCCTCAGGGCATGTCGAGATGGGTTCGGTGGGCGGTGTTTTTGTTGGTGTTCCAGCCTGCGATGATGCCGGCGCCGATCATGTTGTCGGTGAGGCGTGCGAAGCGGTAGCCGGGGTCGGTGTAGAGGGCGAGTTGGAGGTATTGGTGGGCTTTGGATCCTCTGCCTTCCCACCAGTTGATGTAGCCGATGGTGGTGAGGATGGGTGCTGCGTGCTCCGGTGCGGCCAGGGTGTAGGTGTGGGTGAGGAGTTGTTTGGCCCATTCGATGCGTGACCAGTTCGGTGCCTGGGTGGTTTGGGCGAAGAGGATGCGAACCGATGGTTCGTCGATGCCGGGGATGTCGGCCATGAGCCGGTCTCGGTTGTGCGGGAACTGGTAGTAGGCGATGAGCTTCAGAACGTCCTGGTCGCTGGGGTAGTCCTTGGTGGCGAGCATGCCGTTCCAAAGCTCGTGCGCATCGTGCACCGCTGTCGCTGGCGGCTGGTTGAGGATGGTTTGTTTGTGGTGTTCGACGGCGGTCGCGTCCTCAGCCTTGTGGGTCGCGGTCGGGAGGGTGATTTGGTTGGTGGGTTCGATGGTGCTGCCGCGGTAGATGAATTCGGCGTTGATTTGTGAGTATTCGGTGGTGCTGATGGGTATTGCGATGTCGGGTCCGGGTGGGGTGTCGTAGGGGGAGTAGGTGGTGTCAGTGACGTAGATGCCGTCGCGGATGGTGATGCCTTCGTGGGCGAGGACTCCGGTGAGGGCTGCGATGGTGGCCCGGTGGGGCCTTGCCTCTCCTGCCTGTGGGGTTTGGGTGGTGTAGAGGGCGAAGACGATGCTGTTGGCTTGTTCGTCGGTGGTGAGGTAGGCGGCGACGGTTTGGGCGAAGTGGGTTTCGTGGCCTGGTTGTTTGGGGAGATCGATGCGGAGAGTGGCGCCGACTTTGTCTTTGTTGAGGGTGATGCAGACGAGGCTTTCTGTTGGCCAGAAGCCGAGGGTGTGGCCGATGAAGCTGAGCAGATCGGCGGGGTCTTTAATGGTGAGCGCGTTCATGGTCGTGCTTTTCCTTGTCGTTGGCTAGTGACGGTTCTATGGTCTGGGGGCCGTCTGCGTTCTACGGCGGCCACCGCCTGGGCCTGTGCATCGAGAGTTTGTTGGTCTATTTCTTCATGGACGGCCGCGGGTTGAGCGCCATGACTAAGTGGAAGCCAGGTAGCTCGGTTCATTTATTGCGGGAACGTGGTCTTTATTTGCTCTGGCTCTGGAAATATTGCTTGTCAACTGCCGGTTTATTGAGCGCGTGGTGCAAGATTGTGCTGGGGGAGCGAAACCTGTTGTTGTCGACAGTTGCGGTGAACCCGCAGCCTCTGTTTCCTGACGACGATAGGTCTATAGATGAGCGTTCCCGCCGGCTGGTACACCGACCCCCAAGAAGCTTCTTTGGTCCGGTATTGGGACGGCCGTCGATGGACCCAACACGTTCAGCCTGCTCAGCAGCAACAGCTTGTCCAGCCGCAGCCGACGGTGCCTCAGGTTCCGGTCCCCGTGCAGCAAGCACCGCAACAGCCGTCCGTAGAGCAGCCTGGTCCGGAACCAGTGCGGAAGGTTGGGTTCTTCGGTGCACGGAAGACAGCCGGGAGCCGCACAAAGAATAGTGCCTGCGGTGTTCCAATCAACGAAGAATCGCTTGTCACGGCATTTCGAGGTTGTTCCGGTATGCGGTGTTTTTGTTGGTGTTCCAGCCTGCGATGATGCCGGCGCCGAGCATGTGGTCGGTGAGGCGTGCGAAGCGGTAGCCGGGTTCGGTGTCGAGGGCGAATTGGAGATATTGGTGGGCTTTGGATCCTCGGCCTTCCCACCAGTTGATGTAGCCGATGGTGGTGAGGATGGGTGCTGCGTGCTCCGATGCGGCCCGGGGTGTAGGTGTGGGTGAGGAGTTGTTTGGGCGAAGAGGATGCGAACCGATGGTTCGTCGATGCCGGGGATGTGGGCCATGAGCCGGTCGCGGATGTGCGGGAACTGGAAGTAGGCGATGAGTTTCAGGTGTCCTGGTTGGTGGGGTAGTTCTTGGTGGCGAGCATGCCGTTCCAAAGCTCGTGCGCATCGTGTATCGCTGTCGCTGGCGGCCGGTTGCCGATGGCTTCCATGTGGCGTTCGACGGCGACCGCGTCCTCAGCCTTGTGGGTCGCCAGGGGGAGGGTGATTTGGTTGGTGGGTTCGACGGTGCTCCCACGGTAGACGAACTCGGCGTTGACCCGTGAGTATTCGGTGGTGTTGAGAGGAACCGCGATGTCGGGTCCGGGTGGGTTGTCGTAGGGGGAGTAGGTGGTATCGGTGACGTAGATGCCGTCTCGGATGATGATGCCTTCCCTCGCGAGGACTCCGGTGAGGGCTGCGATGGTGGCACGGTGCGGTCTGGCTTCTCCTGGTTCCGGAGCGTCAGTGGGGTAGAGGGCGAAGACGATGCCGTTGGCTCGCTCGTCGGAGGTGAGGTAGGCGGCGACGGTTTGGGCGAAGTGGATCTCCACGCCTGGTTGTTGGGGGGCGATGCGGAGTGTGGCGCCGACTTTGACTTTGATTGATGGTGACGCAGACGAGGCTTTCTGTTGGCCAGAAGCCCAGGGTGTGGCCGATGAAGCTTAGCAAATCGGCGGGATCCTTGATGGTGAGTGCATTCATTGTCCTGTCTCCTCGTGCGTTGATGGCAGTTGGCGGTGGAAGCCCTTCTGCTGGGGGCCTCAGCCATCCATGAGCGTGTGACATGCCTTGCGCCATGACCGTCTTCCACTGACTTCGGAGATCGAAGACAGCGCGACGAATCATTTGAGCTGCAGCGCCATACGGACACCGTCAGTACCTTGTCCGGAGGGGTGCCGGAGAACGTTTTGGCCCACCGTCATGTCCCGTCTGCTCAGGCCGGAACCAAGGAGTGAAGCATTCGAACATATGCGCCGTTATCGGTTTCACTTGGCTCGGTGGAGGATGTCTTAGTCCCTGCCCGCTAGGTACCGTTTTGGTACCATGGGGTTTCATGGCTATGAATCTCCGAGTCCCTGAGGACCTTGATCGACGGCTGGAAAAGTTGGCCGCCGAGGAACACACGTCCAAGTCCGCACTCCTATTGCAGGGGGCCGAGTTGGTTCTGCAGCGGCACGCGCGCCGGCGTGAAATTAGTGAGGGCCTTGATTTTGTGTTGAGTCATGATGCTGAGCTGCTGACGCGCCTTGAGGACGCGTGACGGCTTACCTTGACATTGAGGATGCGCTTCAAGTTATTGATCGCTACGGCTTCCATATCCGCGACGTCGGCTTGTTGGCGTCGGCGTTGGCCAGGCCGGCGACAACGGTCATGGGCGCTGAAGCTTATCCGGAACTAGCGGTGAAGGCGGCTGCCTTACTTGAGTCGGTCGCGCGGTTCCATCCACTCCTTGATGGGAACAAGCGGACTGCTTGGACGCTCATGGTGCTGTTGTTGTGGATCAACGGCTACCGTCATGACTTCTCAACTGACGAGGGCTTCGGACTGGTCGTCGGGGTCGCCGCTGGGGAAGTTGAGATACGGGATTCGGCCGCTGTGATTTCGAATCATTTGGTGCCGCGTTAACTCGGCCTTCCCCTAAGAGGAAGGTGTGGACAATGTCCACACCTTCCGCCTCGGACTAGCCCGTACACCCCCCGGACTGGCCCGGACTCCGCAAGTTTCCGCGGGAACCCAGCAATAACAAGGCCGGGAATCGCGTTCGAGTCCCACCTCGGGCACGGCATAACCCCTTTTCAGAGGGGTTTTTGCTTTTAAGTGTGGACAAATGTTGACAAGTCCCTCTGCCTCATGACCCGGATGGTGCCTGGCCGCCGGGAACGGCCTGTTCAGTTTGGGTGGGGGAGCGGGCTCAGCGTCCTGGCGTGTGGGCGCTCCGCTGGCTCTGGGTTGGGGACATTCAAGCTCCCTCTTTCGGTTCTGTCCGGTAGGTCTGGAGTGCCCTACACATCTTCATGGAGAGGAAGACTGAGCGCAGCATGACTTCCAGTCTCTGGGTCAAAGTTCTTGATCTTGGCGCGTTGCTGGAGCTCAGAGCCCTGACTGAGTGCGAGCCTAGTCAGGCCAAAAGGGGGTGTGGACATTGTCAACGCCTAAACTTCCGTCGGTGACCTACGTCCAGAACTGCCCCGCAGCCATCTTTGTTGAAGTACATCGGCCTTGAGCGCTAGAAGCTGAATAAGTCGAGTTGGCTCGGTGGCCCGCACTGCAGGGTCACGACATCGTTTCGGGTGAATCGGTATGAAAAATCCCACGACGTCGACATAGCTCAGGTCGTGCAGTTGATGGCCGCGACAACTCGCTCCGCGAGTCGGATGGCAGATAACCAGCCGAAGTTCGGACTCCACGGGCCCTGCAAACTGAGCGAATTCGTGCGAACTGTTTGCATCGGGTCTGGGCCGCCCCGTCAGGGCAGCCCAGACCCGGGGCAAAGGGGGCAGCATTTGCCAGTCCTCTGTCCTGTCAGGCTGCGATGTTGTACTTGATCCACTCGGTCAGGCTGGTGACTGGAATTGAGTGCCTCGCGTTGAAGGTGTCGTCCTTTGGCCAGGCCACTCCTCGGCCCTGGGCAAAGACGGCGCGGTATTTTCGTGTCATATTGTCCGGGTCGTTGGCCAGCTCGTCCAGCAGGAAAGGCACTGTCCATTCCACGACCCGGAACGGACGCTCAAGCACGGATTCAAGGGTCCGCGCCAACTCACCGTATGTGATGGTGTCGCCGGCAAGGTAGACGATCTCGTTGCGGATGCGTGGTTCAGCAAAGAGGATCTCAGCGGTGAGGACGCCGATGTCTTCGGGGGTCGTTACGGTGACAGCTGTATCCAGGCTGCCCAAGGCGTTGACAGTGTCGTTAGGGAGATCGACCATCCCGGACCCCGGCTCGAAGAGGTAGTTCATGAACATTCCGGTGGAGATGATCACCCACTCGGTCTCGTGCTGGGACCTGAGCAGATCCCTGACATCCAGTTGCGAGTCGAAGATGTCCTGGGGACTTCCCCGGCCGATCACGTCGAAGTCGACGCCGAACTGCCAGGGGAAGTATCGAGGGAGTTTCGCTTGGAGAGCGGCCTGTGCAACTTTCATGGGAGTGTCAAGTCCGGCGGTGATGCCCGTGCAGCCGATCACGGTGTCGTAGTTCGCGAAGATCGAGGCAAGTTCATCGACCGTGTTCTTGACCAGGTCGCCCTGGACAATCCTTACGCCCAGGTTTCGGATCTCGGCGAGATCGCGCTGCTTATCCGGGGCAGCGGATTCGACAGTATTCGCCCGCAGGAGCACACTGACAGTTGAGACGTTCACGTCTCTGGCCCGCCGTGCCACATTGCGAAGCACGGGCATGCCAAGTTCTCCCGCTCCGATGATGAGGATGTGCCGCGAGCGGGCGGACGGAATTTCGTTTGTCATTAGCGCAGAGTCCTTACTTGATTCGTGTTCCCAGCTTTTGCTGATGTGGAGCGCCGAACGCCGGCAGTGTGTCGACGTTGACGTCGTGTTCAAGAGGTCAGGCTCGAGCGCTCCACTCCTGGGCGAGAGGCGGTCATGTCTTTCACCCAAGTGTCCGCACAGGATCCGTTTGGGAACAGACCTGTCGACGGGCACGAATGCCAGCGTAGACTTTGACATTAGTGTCAAGGTCAAGTCGACGATCCAAGTGAAGAGGTACAGACGGTGAAAATCGGTGAGGTTGGCAAGGAACTGGGCGTCCAAACTCGAATGCTCCGCTACTACGAGCAACAGGGGCTCATCCAGGCATCCCGTTCGACCAACGGGTACCGCGAGTACTCTGACGAGCAGATCGAGCATGCCCGCCACGTCCGGGCTCTGATAGCGGCCGGCCTGTCGACGAGGATGATCAAGATCGTGCTGAACATCGAAACTCCAGCAACCCAAGGTCAATCCACTGTAGGCAATCGGGCTCTGGCGGAGGAGCTTGCTCAAGAACTGCGCGTCGTGGAAAACAGAATCGTCTGCCTGGAGAAGAGCCGTGATGCTGTCATTGACTACCTTCAGCGGACAAATCACGCAGATCTACTGACAACGACGTGACCTTCCACGTGCCATTTTGCTTCGCTCAGTTAGATCACAACCACCCGTGGCCACGAACGCACAATGTCCTTGCAGCACGTCTTTTGAGGGGTTGCTCAATCGGGAGTGCGATGCCGTCAGCCGCGTGGTGGAAGCTTTCGAGATGCGATCCGGCCCCTGACCGGTCACGCCCGTGACGCAGGACCGGTTGGTTTGGTTTAGTTCAGGGCCGGGGTGTCCTTGGGGATGACGCCGGAACCGTAGAGATCGGCGGCGAGATCCTGAAGGGCGCGCAAGGCGACCCGCTGGGGAAAGGGACCGTAGGAAACACGGGCAACACCCAGTTCCTGGAGCTCGGCCGCGGGCAGCGCTCCGGGCGCGCCAATCACGGACAATTTGCCGTGTCCGAGGCCCGCGACGAGCGGCTCAATAACGTCGCGTGTCAGGGCACCAGGGACAAAGACCAACGCCGCGCCTGCATCAAGGAAGGCGCGACCACGAGCAATAGCGTCCTCAACGCTGTCCTTGATCGGACGGTCCCCGCCCTTCGCGATGGCGTCGGTGCGCGCGTTGAGCTGGAACGGGATGCCTTCGCCCTTCGCGGCGTCGACGATCGCCTTCACCCGGGCGACAGCTTCATTGAAAGGACGCAAACGGTCTTCGACATTGGCGCCCACGACGCCGATGCCAATCGCCCGGCGGATAGTTTCCGCTGGGTCTTCATAACCGTCGTCGAGGTCTGCAGTGACCGGAAGTTCAACCGCGCTGACGATCCTCTTCACGCCCTCCAGCGCGACATCCAGGGGCATGGTTCCATCGGCATAGCCATACGCCGCTGCAATCGAGTGCCCGGCGGTGGCAATGGCCTTGGTTTCGGGCACGGATGCAACGGTCGAGGCGCTGATGGCGTCCCATACGTTGACCACACTCAGGATTTCCGGTGCCTCATGCAGAGCCTTCAATTTCTCTGCCCGGGCGTTGATATTGTGTTCGGTCATGGTTGTCCTCCGTGGTCATGATCAGGATCACTCGCCCATCTCAGCCTGGACGCCATGGCGCCTTTAGGTGACAAGGCGATAGGCGGGTTCGGGTCTTAGTTGGGGCGGGTCCGTAATGATGTTCGAAAGGGCCGTCGCAGGTGAACCTGCTTCAGCCCGAAAAGGTATCTCTCGGGCTCACGCACTCGCCACCTAACCTTCTACAGTGTGGTCGACACGCCGCTGGGGCCGTTCTCGCCATCTGGACGGGTAAAGATTCTCAGCGGTCATTCGGTATCGAAGCTCGCCGACGAGCTGGCCCGGTTCGAGCCAAACCTCGTAGTTGTCCGCGGCCAGGAACAATTCACGCCCGTAAGGCCCGTCCGCTGCCACCCAGATCATGCTTGAATCGGGCATTACGGCCTCCACCGTTCCCGCGCGGACCAACGCTCCCCGCTGCCTTATCTCTATGGGGACCCCGTCCAAGCGGTGCCACTCAGATGCGGGATACTGCATCATCGAATTGCCCTGTCATGGAGCCCGCCGGTGCCTTCCGCATGGATCAACAGATCACTCTCCTTTGATTGGGCTGTCCGTGGCAGTGGATCCGGACCCGGACTCTTCAACGAACGCCAGAACACGGGCTGGACTCGCCGTTCCGCCCACGATGGGTAAGGGCGTGACGACGATGAAAGCGCCTGCTGCCGGTAACTGGTGAAGGTTTTTCAGGGATGTAACCCCGTATTTGTCGTTTCCGAGAAGGAAATGATGCATGGGGAAAGGCGGCTCCAAGCTGAAGCCTGCGCCGGCGTCGATCCCAACGGTTTCGACACCAAAGCCGGCAATGTCGGTCTCCTCAGCGAGCCAGCGCGCGCACTCTGCAGAGACGCCGGGTGTATGCGGACCCGACTCGTCAGCATTGAGGAAAAGAGCTTCGTTGTCTCCGAAAGCATCCCATCCTGTGCGGTAAAGCAGCCACGCACCCTTGGGCAACTTGCCGTACCGGGCCTCCCACGCCTCGATGTGGCTGACCTCAAGCAAGAAATCGGGATCTGAGGCGGCTTCAGCGGACGCATCGATCAGAACGGCGGGGCCGACGAGTTTTTCGGGTGGCAGCTGTGAAATGTCCCGTCCTTCCCTCCCACTGACCCAGTGGATGGGCGCGTCAACGTGAGTGCCAAAATGTTCGCCCACATGAATGTTGTTGTGCGCCCACATTGGTCCGCGTTCGTCGTATGCCGCGACCTCTTCGAGCCTGAGATCGATGACGTTGGACAGAGGCGCCGGCAGGCGCAGGGCAGGAGTCTCAGGGGTCAAGGGCGTTGTCAGATCGATGACGCGGATGCTCCCATGGGCAAGGCCATCAATCAGGTTGGCCAGTAGATCCGGCGTTCGCGTTGTGTTGGTCATATGCGTGATGCCTGTGTAGTCAATGTGGCGCCCTTTCTTGATGGCCCTAGTGGCCCTTAAATGCTTCCTCAAGCCACCAGGACGCGAAGCTGACGGTCTTTGCATCGATGAGCAGCGGCTTGTCACGGCTTCCGTCGAGCCACTCACGCACCGGCTCCAAATCTTCGAGGTTCCGCACGGTCTGAGCTGCAAAGCCGTAACCGCGCGCGATGGCTGCGAAGTCGGTGTCAGGGAAGGTGATAAGACCCATGGCGTCATCGTCCTCACCGAAGTGATGTACTTCCGCTCCATAAGCTGAGTCGTTGTAGACGATAACAACAAGGGGGATACCCAGCCGGACAACAGACTCCATCTCCGCTGCCGCCATCAGGGCGCCGCCGTCACCGGTGCCGAGGACCGGGAGCCTGTCCGGCTGTGCGTATGCTGCCCCGATTACACTGGCCAGACCCAGACCCACACATTGGAAGGCCTGGCTGAAGACGAGCCCGTTCTCGTCAGGAATATCAAGGAAGGCACTGGGATATCCGAGGAAATTGCCCGAATCGACGGCCACCACGCGTTCCTTGTCGAGCATCCCGTCTAAAGCAATGGTGAGGGTCCGGGGATCGATGCGCTCTCCATCGCCCAGGTCCTCGTAAGGGACGTCCTGCCATCGGCCTTCGGACTTGATGGCTTGTGCGATCTCTTCAGTTCGGTAGCCAACACGGGAGAAACCGCGGCTGCGGAGCTCTCTGGCTGCGGCCGCTGCCGTAAGCCCTGCGTCGCCCAAAACGCCGAAGTCGACGGGCCGGTGCTTGCCGGGCGCCAGTGGATCAACGTCTACCTGCACCACTGTGGTGTCCGGGCCAATGAGTTCGCCGTGACGCATGGTCCACATGTTCAATGCAGAACCAAAGGAGATGATGAGGTCGGAGTCCTGGATGGTACGAGCCGCCAGCGGTGTACTGAAGCCACCGGAAATGTCCAGGTAGAACGGATCGTCATTGAACAGCCCGCGGGCGACCGCCGAGGTTGCCAAAAGGGCCCCCGAAACCTCCGCAAGATCGCGTAGCTGAGGCCCGGCACCGCGCCCTCCTCGGCCGGCAATGATGACGGGTCGATTCGACCGCTCGATGAGGTCGGCCAAGTGGCTAATGTCTTCGGTTACTGGTTCAGCCACCGTTAAAATGGCGGCCCCGCTGGCAACTGAGGCAGCATACTCTTCAGTGGTTTCGGAGTTTTGAATGTCCAAGGGGAGATTGACCAGCACAGGAATGCGGCGAGTTACTGCTGTCCTGTAAGCAAGGGCAACGTCCCGGGCGGCAGTCTCTCTGGAGATACGGAAGCTCGCGGCTCCCACGGATTCAACGAGATGGCTCTGCTCGATGCGGAAATTGGAATGAATAGCAGAAGACGCAACTTCGGCGGCGAGAATCAGCATTGGTGTGCCGGATTTCGCGGCTTCCGCGATGCCGGTGATGGCATTTGTCAGCCCGCATCCCTGATGCAAGGAGATTACAGGGACTGAGCTGCCGACTCGCCCAAAGGCGTCCGCCATCGATGCGGCACCGCCCTCGTGACGCGCGGCCACGTATGTAGCACCGCGGGCAATGAGGGCCTTGGTCACGTCATAGTTGCCGCTGCCGACAACACCAAAGACCTGGCGGACACCAAGCCCTATCAGCGTTTCGGCCACTTTTTCAAAAACACGCATCTGATTGGTACCTCTGGTTCTGATTGCTGGAAGCTCTATACGAAAATGCTCCCTGCGACGGGCTCGTCTGGCTAATGCCTATTTCAGTCGGAGAGTCTGAATAAGGCATAGCTGCTGAAGAGGTCCCGCCATCAGGAGGCCGAAAGGGTCTTCCGGATTTCTACAGCTACTTGTTCAAAACAACGCAACATCAACACCACTGCCGGGCTCGGCAGCCTGTCCTGCAAAGTGGTCACGCCAACCGTTTGGCTGATGCCTTTGATTCTCGCTCCGACAATGCGTAGCAGGGGATCGGCGGTACCGATGGTGCGTGGTTGGAGCGCAAGAAAGTCCGTCTCTGAGACCATGGCACGAAGTGTCATGGTGGAGGAGCAATCCACCTGCTGTTCGGGGAGTTCGAGGCGCTCACGGGCGAAGGCACTCTCGAGCTCCCCGCGCAGTGCCGTCTGCGCTACCGGCATGATCCACGGGTAGTTCCGCAACTGATTGAGGGCGGTTTCGCCGCGCTCAAAAACAGGATGACCGTGTCTAGCAACGACCTCGAAGGGCTCATGGTACAGCGCCGCCTGCTGCAGTTCAGGAACGTCAGGATGGGGGGTAAGACGGCCAATGACTATGTCGATTTCTCCCGCAACGAGTCCGTTGGTTAACCGGTCAGGAGTCGCTTCGTGGACGTGGACGCTGACGTGTGGCCGCTGCTGCTTTAGCCGCGCAATCGCTTTGGGCAGCAAAAGGTTGCCTCCGGCGACATACGTGCCAATGGTGACTGAGCCGGCGCTGGCGTCCGCCAGCTCTGCTATGTGCTTGGTCGCTTGCTGGAGGTGACCGACCACTGCCCGTGCGTGACTGATGAAGACTTCGGCAAATGGTGTGGGGCGGACTCCGCGGGCGCCCCTTTCGAAAAGAGGCGCCCCGAGGGCATCCTCAACTTCGCGCAAACCGCGGCTGACCGCGGGCTGCGTGATGTACAGGTGCCTGGCCGCGCTGACGATGGTCCCGTGATCGGCGATAGCTAAGACCAACACCAGATGACGGATCTTCAGGGGGCCATTCAGCAAGGTTCTGATGTCCATGCCGATGATGATATGCCCATATGGACATGGCTTGCACGCGAAAAGGCATTCGACGGACATGGTTTGGGTCCAGCAGACTGGTGATACAACCCACACCGACGAACCGGGAGAAGCACCCATCATGGCGATTCCTACTCTGCGCAACTTCGTCGGCGGAGCCTTCCTTGACGCCGCCGACAGGACATTTGAAAAGATCAGCCCCGTCGATGGCAGCGTTGTCGCCCACGTTGCCGAGGCCGACCGCGGCACTATTGACATGGCGGTCAAGGCCGGTCGGAGCGCACTTCAAGGCCGCTGGGGGAGTTCCACAGTCAATGAACGCGCAGCCCTGCTGCGGCGTATCGCGGATCGCATCGAAGCACGATTCGACGATCTGCTCGCCGCCGAAATCGCCGATACCGGCAAACCGGAAGCACTTGCCAGAGACCTCGACGTAGCCCGTGCAGCAGCCAACTTCCGCGCCTTTGCAGACATCATCGCCGCCGAAGGCCTGGACTCCTTCCTCACCGAACTTCCCGACGGCCGACGGGCCCTGAACTACGCTTTGCGCCGACCGCTGGGCGTAGTGGCCGTAGTCGTGCCGTGGAACCTGCCTCTGTTGCTGTTGACCTGGAAAGTGGCTCCCGCAATCGCCTGCGGCAACGTGGTGATCGTCAAACCATCGGAGGAAACGCCATCGTCCGCGACCCTCCTGGCTGAAATCATGGCCGAGGCCGGCGTACCCGATGGCGTGTTCAACCTGGTCCACGGCTTTGGTCCAGGATCGGCTGGCGAATTCCTCACCACGCATGAAGGCATCGACGGAATCACCTTCACAGGGGAGTCATCCACCGGCTCAGCCATCATGCACGCGGCAGCGTCCAACGTCCGCCCGGTCTCTTTTGAACTGGGCGGTAAGAATGCTGCACTCGTTTTCGCAGACGCGGACCTCGAAGCTACTGTGGACGGGCTCACCCGGTCAATCTTCACCAACACCGGGCAAGTCTGTCTCTGCACCGAGCGCGTCTACATCCAGCGTCCCATCTTTGACGATGTCGTAGCTGGACTTGCTGAGCGCGCCAGAGGCTTGACGCTAGGTCAACCTATGGATCCCCGGACCACCACCGGACCACTGATCTCCCTCACTCACAGGCAAAAAGTTCTTTCATACCTCGAACGCGCTAAGCAGCTAGGCGGTGAGGCGATCGTGGGTGGTGGAATCCCCAATCTGGGCCACGAACTCAGTGGTGGCGCTTGGATTGAGCCGACACTCTGGACCGGGCTCAGCCACGACGCACCCGTGATGCGCGAAGAAGTCTTCGGCCCCGTCGCAGGCCTGATTCCCTTCGACGACGAGGAAGAGGCCGTGCGCCTGGCCAACGACACAAAGTACGGCCTGGCTGCTGCCGTTTGGACCACCAACCTGGAGAGAGGACACCGGGTTGCTGGCCGCATGAACACTGGAATTACATGGGTCAACACCTGGTTCCTACGCGACCTGCGCTCACCCTTCGGCGGAGCCGGACTGTCCGGTATCGGCCGCGAAGGGGGAACCCACTCCCTCCACTTTTATACCCAACCCAGCAACGTGTGCGTAAACCTGAGCGAGGCAACACGATGACCGCAACCCACCCAGCCCCACCAATCAGCGAGATAGCCCGC
Above is a genomic segment from Paenarthrobacter ureafaciens containing:
- a CDS encoding 2-hydroxymuconic semialdehyde dehydrogenase encodes the protein MAIPTLRNFVGGAFLDAADRTFEKISPVDGSVVAHVAEADRGTIDMAVKAGRSALQGRWGSSTVNERAALLRRIADRIEARFDDLLAAEIADTGKPEALARDLDVARAAANFRAFADIIAAEGLDSFLTELPDGRRALNYALRRPLGVVAVVVPWNLPLLLLTWKVAPAIACGNVVIVKPSEETPSSATLLAEIMAEAGVPDGVFNLVHGFGPGSAGEFLTTHEGIDGITFTGESSTGSAIMHAAASNVRPVSFELGGKNAALVFADADLEATVDGLTRSIFTNTGQVCLCTERVYIQRPIFDDVVAGLAERARGLTLGQPMDPRTTTGPLISLTHRQKVLSYLERAKQLGGEAIVGGGIPNLGHELSGGAWIEPTLWTGLSHDAPVMREEVFGPVAGLIPFDDEEEAVRLANDTKYGLAAAVWTTNLERGHRVAGRMNTGITWVNTWFLRDLRSPFGGAGLSGIGREGGTHSLHFYTQPSNVCVNLSEATR